The following coding sequences lie in one Oryza brachyantha chromosome 10, ObraRS2, whole genome shotgun sequence genomic window:
- the LOC102713853 gene encoding heavy metal-associated isoprenylated plant protein 39 — translation MSKKIVVKLNVHDKTEKQKAMKAVSTLIGIDELSMDMASQKMTVIGMVDPVNVVSKLRKSWAATIESVGPAKEPEKKEEKKDGGEAKKDGDAKKEGEGDKKDGEAKKDGDGKDAEPKKDDGDKKPPTEQQLFADLMNQYRAAYSHSYGPYVPNHYFVQSIEENPNSCTIC, via the exons ATGTCGAAG AAAATCGTGGTGAAGCTGAACGTGCATGACAAGACGGAGAAGCAGAAGGCGATGAAGGCCGTCTCGACGCTCATCG GCATCGACGAGCTGTCCATGGACATGGCGAGCCAGAAGATGACGGTGATCGGGATGGTGGACCCGGTGAACGTGGTGAGCAAGCTGCGCAAGTCGTGGGCGGCGACCATCGAGTCCGTCGGGCCGGCCAAGGAGCcggagaagaaggaggagaagaaggacggcggcgaggccaagAAGGACGGCGATGCCAAGAAGGAAGGCGAGGGAGACAAGAAGGACGGCGAGGCCAAgaaggacggcgacggcaaggaCGCCGAGCCAAAgaaggacgacggcgacaagAAGCCACCGACGGAGCAGCAGCTCTTCGCCGATCTCATGAACCAGTACCGGGCGGCGTACAGCCACAGCTACGGCCCCTACGTGCCCAACCACTACTTCGTGCAGAGCATCGAGGAGAACCCCAACTCCTGCACCATCTGCTGA